The genomic segment CTTTAGTTTTTAAGAGATTGTAAATCTAAATAGTGAAAGGTAGGTACAGCAAATACTgtttatatggtatatatatgtgtgtgtgcaatttaaaatgtatgtgtatatatagtatgCATAATATATAATTCATTATGTAGTTTATTTATAGATTCATTATACATTCCACTCAatacatagaattaaaaaaaattttttttgcccaTTCCCTCAGGTGCGGTAAGTTAAATCATCCCTAAAATACGGCTTGATACAATACAGTTGACTTTTAAGACAGATATTGCCTCTATACCAAAACCAATATTATTACAAAATACCATCTTAAAAGGAGGGCAATGACACATATAAAAGATCCCAGTTTTATTGGGGATCCTATGCCTACGTACCAGACATACAATCttaaataatataacatttttatctgCCTGCACTTCTTATACATGTGGAAGACCAGTAGAGAGCCATATtttttaagaggggaaaaaaataactttttcaaactctgttttgttttatttttaactaatacCATTGTTTCATATGTGGTCGTGCCTTAAATCTCTCAGCCAGTTTCTGTTGCtgcttgagagaaaaaaaaaagagagagggagagacttgGAGGAGAGAAACAGCCTGTTGATTACAAATAAAGACACTTTCTTAGAGAGAGGCCTGTCGCACTAGCCTGGGCATTATGAGAACTGGGCTGACCTTGAGAGACACTGACCACCGAGATGGTCAGCTCTGAGCCAACCCTTAGAATGGACATGACACACACGCATGTACAAACACCACAGGAAAATACACAAACAGGCAACACTAGttggttttgctttgctttcctttgttttaaagttcattCCTCTGTTCTTTCTCACCTCTTCTATGTAGTAGTCATAAGATGGTTTTTGTACTAGATAAactaaaatcttttcaaataaatctGCTGAAACCATTCACTGGGAGAGAAGCACACAATATTAATAGCCACAGCACATTGAAAGAAATATGAACAGCTCGGTTTGagagcaaaataataataatattattcacTACATCCATTCTTCTGAGAATCAGTACTCACTTTGGCctgcttttttaccttttttccccctgaggtGTTTTTCATAGCAGGAGTTTCACTCTAGTGAGCTAAGTTATAGGATCCCTTAAGCTAACAAACATTTTTCAGATACTTTTCCTATAGTTATTTTTGTTCCAGATTATTTAATGCCCCCCTCAGGAAAGATAAATTCATTTCTGCACACATTGGGGTGGGCTTTTAGAAAGTGGTGTGTTCATTTTCTGCACAAGAAATGGATCTTCTCTAGGATTTTGTACATCTTGATTTATTCTTGGCTTAGAGTTTGAAGTGGGTGCTCTTCTAAAGGGATTTATGCATAGGTTCACTATTTTTGTAGTTATGGTTTATATGATaagctttttatatttaaaatcaatatGTAATCCTGTGGAGGAGCTTATCCCCTAAAACCCCATTTGTAAATCTATTTTAGCTTTGTTGCACAGCACAACCACAGTCTTCCATAGATTGATTAGGTACAGTGGTAGAATCCTATCAAATGGCCTGCTCTGATGATGATGCAAACTCTTTCAGGATTGCTAGTTGACTGGAACTAAAGATAAGACTTGACTGCAATCCCCCAATGTGCTCTTTACAAAACTAGTGTTAATTTTCATCAAAGTGCCGGCTTATTTTTAGTGGCAAGGTGGAAGGTTTACTACAAGAACTTATAAACTCCTTTCTATGAAAGTGTttatcttttgccttttttccaaGGTAATTATCAACTTCAGCAAATAAACTGAATCAGGGAATAAATAATTGGTCCTATATATaaaaaagagttttttaaattaacaaaacaGTTCAGTGCACATGGACATAAacagaatgtctttatttcaacACTTTGGCTCAAATGCAGCATCAAAACTTAATCCTGTTTGTTGTGAGAGGATATGGCTTTTGTAGCAAAAGTACCCTGGAATCTTTAAATTAATCAGAACGCACATTGTAGTCTGTCCAAGCCAAAGTCGGTGCATCTAGCTAGCTGTGACTAGAGTTATAGGTGAATAATACTTTCTTAAAACATGTAACAGGTAACACATAAACTtacatacagatttttaaaacatgatattATGTCTAGATGAAGCCAtgttaaaaaggaattttttaatttttaagtttagaCTTGAACATACAAATGTGACTCTTGATCAGTTTTAAaggtattaaattttttttaaaaaccatcaagATAATTTACTTAATGTTCCGAACTAGCATTTGGataattatgtgtgtatataaatttaCTCCCAtgaaaagcaaatacaaagaaaaaaacagttttcCTAATATAAAATGTGCTCACTACACATAGCTATTTTCTCTGTAATTGACTATTTTATAGATAGATATTAATATAGTAATAACAGATTTATTATGAAAAATCTTACACATTTATGCTGGAACATATTAAATCAACATGTCAGTTAAatttgaaatgatgaaaagtaCTAAgatatttataactttaaaatgtttttgttacagTTGTGGGAAATTGAGTTTGGAAAaaagttaagatttttaaaattactctatTTCAGGGGTTAAAAATGTTTTAGCTCCTATGTATATTGTtaaaaccttattttttaaacattaaggaAATCTTGATATTTATGATTATTACTTAAAGCCTTAAAAATCACTGGTCAAGTGCAGGGAAAGGATAATTTAGTTAAGAAATTATGTGTCTGTtgttaaaattctattatttttaaattttttatatttttcaatttaactATAGTTTTTTAAGTGTATGGTGGAGAAAATTTTCCAGTTGtaaaacacttatcaaaatgtttttgaaataaagaattatAAATTAAAGCTTATAATCAGAATGATTTCTTGTTGGAATGTAAAAATTGGTAGTCATCAAAATTAGCGatcttaataattataaaattcagtTACAAATCTTTTATAAATTTAGCAGGTTTTTCTCTGAGTTAACATTTCTAGAACTACAGTTACCTGAAATCAGACTAGATGACCTTTAAGATCTTCCCAACCTGAAGAGGTCTATTAATATATCTGCTGTATAGAATGAGACTGGTGAAGAACAAGAACCAGATTAGAAAATTGTCCAGCGTTCCTGAAACTCAGTAGCATTTTaatccaaagaataaaattatgaTAGCTAGGGCTTTTCTTTAGTTTTGCTGTttcattactattttaaaatttgggagGGTTAGAAAAAATACCTTTCCATGGTAATAgtttctttattcttctccatactatagaatatttttttaagtacagttgttttttaaagatttcttttttatgagaATGCAATGTGACCGTTTATTCATGTGATGTTTTGTATTGAATGTGGATAATTAATATATGGCatgtttcatatatatgtatatatgtttttgagCTTATAATGAAAGGAATAGTGATAAAATTGAATAAACCATTTTAGCTTCTTGCTGCTATTCTAACCTTTATTGCATGATGATGCATctaatttttaatgtgtaaataCAAGATAGAATTCCCTCTAGCACCATTTGCTTTCATAAAGCTGCTGAGCAGTTTGCTGTCTTGAATAAATTTTGCTTTGGAGAGGGTAGGGAGGATTTGAACCAGCACATTCTTGTGTGGTTTCTGAAGATTCACATGGTAACCAGCGGTGTGCATTGTTAGGTTTATCTGAATAAGCACCAGCCATGTGAGTTTTAACATGATTGCCCAGGGcaatggagagaagagagaaacccGAAAGGATTGcacttctttctgcttttttggAAAGTGcctttgctgggggagggggctgcatgAGTCAGTGGACAtggcttgctttattttttttaagttggtgtCCTGTTTCCCTCTAGGTCCTCATTTGTTCTGCTATCTGCCTCATCATCTActtcttcttttcattgtttaCCTTCCTAATGAGGGAGGCGGGGTAGACTGGGGGTTGATTGACAGCGACAAGCCCTTACAGTCTGGCCAGAGAGCAGTTGGCTTTGGTTTCAAAAGTGCTTTAAATGTTCGATTAGGTCCTGTTTTTATTAAACCAAGCTGCTGCTCATCTTAAGGAAATTATCAGACCAGCAAAGATTACGAAATATATTCTTGGACTCTAAAACCAAAAAACTGCCCCTGCCCATGGAAAAAGGCACTGCCCATCGGATTTTCCAACCTTTAACATGGGGTTTCAAAAAGAAGTATGTGATTTTTCCTTTGCAAAAGTGCTTTGATTTGAAATCCCCAGCCAACCTCTCCAAAAGAAAACTGGCTGTGATGCGATCGAGAGCTGCAGTGTAATATTGCagagcaaatttattttttacttcaaagaaaaatgcTAATTAGCCGATTCACTACTTTTAAAGTTATTGTGAAGCATATGGCGCCCAGTGTGAGATACATCCAACTGCTAAAATAGAGCGAAGAGGAAATTAGCGAAGAATGGGCTGTATGGGGtgagcttgggggtgggggaggagaataGGTTCTCAAGCAGATTCTCTAGCCTTTTCAGAATGATTTTATCGCCCATCTCTGCTTCCCGCCTCCTCATTTACCCACATCCCCCACCACCGAGCCTCGGGCAGACCTCTTCCGGGCCtccagctctccctcccccacttcgcCTGAAATCAGGTGCGCGCCTCCGGCTGGCCACTGGCTCACACCTGGTCGCCTTTTCTGGTTCCAGCTCAGCCATAGCCATCTCCATCTGCGGGAAGTTTTAGAAAGCAGGGTTTTAGAGGTGAAATTGTTACTGTGACTGCCAGACTCTCCGCAGAACACTAGCTAGTGGTTCTGTAATATGGTTTGcggggaaaataaaaggaaactggaAAAGGCGGGAAGGGGAGGGCGGGGTGTGCAGAGGTCCTGCGAGTGGATGATGAGCCTCTTGTCCTCTGCAGACTGGcagaagactgaggcccagaagcgACGTGAGCAACTCCTGCTGGATGAGCTGGTGGCTCTGGTGAACAAGCGCGACGCGCTCGTCAGGGACCTGGACGCACAAGAGAAGCAGTGAGTGGCTGTGGGGTCGGGGTCGAGGCTCTGCCGCCTGCTGAGGGGCCCAGAAGTTTTAGGAAACTTCAGTCTAGAGGTCTCTGGTGGGCCGGGAAGCCTCCCGCTGGCCCCTTGATGCCCATACTCTCTGGGACACGGAGTGCGGGGTGAAAAGGGAGTGCCGGTTTGCcctctatgaagaaaaataattttgtttcctgtTCAATTTCCAGGGCCGAAGAAGAAGATGAGCATTTGGAGCGAACTCTGGAGCAAAACAAAGGCAAGATGgccaagaaagaagagaaatgtgtTCTTCAATAGCAGCGGGACCAGACTCTTTCCCAACATTTTAGTCTTGGGTCCCCAGACCAGAAAAAGTCAGACGTGTTGTTGATTTAaaacttttaactttttgtttggcTGGATTGTACTtatttaccaccaccaccaccaccctttttcctccttttcagataatatatacaattttaaggATTTATTGAGTGGGTTAATCATTTCCTTGAAATTATGTGAAACAGATTCGCACAGACACCTTGTGAGTGATGAATATTGGGAGTGTTCAAGAAACTGTtcgaagaagaaagaaaagaacacccTACCCTCATTTTTTGATGggaggaaatttgaaaacatttttttgttgttaatagcATAATGACGGTGGGAGGGGGGTAAGAGGGGGGATAAGAAAAATGTCATGAATGATTTTTTCCAGTCCTGCCATATGTAACCCTAAATTTTATAGTTAGATCATATTCAATCTACTTATTAAACTGTGTTCTATTTACCAGTGGGATTTTCTGCTGTTGTTTTGCATTTCACTGTAAGGATAGTGGAGTtcctttcctctgctttcctCAGAGGATGGCCCTTTAACATTATTAGCCTGAGACAAGTCCTGTGATTTGAAGGTGAGCTGTGAGGATGGGACTAATTGACATGCATCAGTTTACAAAGAGGTCTTATCTTCTGAGAATGCGCCATCTTTCCCTCTggataattatttattacatctAGCTTGGTTCCTACATTTTTTGGGTCTCAACATTGGCTCAAGAATGCTGTTAATATTTATTCTGTATTGATAAAAAGTATGTCTTGCCACTATGAGTAAATCCCccaattaatattttcttcttttgcataGCACtgtcatttttgtgtgtgaaaatgGTTATGTTTATTTATTACAATACTGAGGTCATatataaattttcaataaaagcaGAAACTTTCTTACCTTAAACACTCTGCCACTTCCTTGCAATGAAAACGACACTGGTTTGAAGTTTGTGTATCTGTAAGACTTTTCATGTGGGAAAAAATGGTCTCCTTGAACGCAGGGCAGAATACTGGACTGTATTTGGAGCTGAATAAGTTTACGCCATCCCGGAGGGGCCCTGCTGACACATGAATTCAAATTGAAAAGCATTTAGTCATATTTTCTTAAACAGTGTAAACTATCTTTTGTAAAGGATCATCTGTTAAAGATTTGAGGAAATTTCTGATTCCACAGCCCTGAAAAAAATGCTAATATCTTGATGAATTTTCCACGTTGTTATTTTCAGTTGCATTCAACATTCAACTGAAGAGCTATGATTTCTGATAACTGGCTAGTCTGTAGGTGCTGAAGTAAAAGGAAGAGGGTTATGGAGGGGGAGTGAGTGCatgcaggtgtgtgtgtatgagatgAGGGAAAAGGAACTTTCAACAAGAAGTTTTGAGCAACAGAAATTGGCGATTTTATGGCAGTTTCCCATCACTGCTCTAGAGGGGTGTTTGAAACAAAGAAGACTCATTCAACAAGTCTGGAGACAGAGAAAACAGTCCACCAGCATTTATACTTGTGCCTCGGTCACACACGTGTACGTACATACAaacatttatacatacacacacgttCCATTCAAAAAGCATGCAGCCGCCTTCAATGGCCagtctttcaaaatgaaaattaaaacttggTACGGTAGAGTTTCTTCATGCAAGGATTTTAAGTTATTGAAAAGTTATCGGAACTCAATGAAATCAGGTATTTGCCCTCTGTATTAGAGCAGGAGAGCAGAGCCGCTCTCCGGGGCAGCTCCCAGAAGCCGGCTCGCAGCCCGGGGAAGCCGGCGGACCAAATCGCCCGCCCAGGGCGGCCTGGGCTTTGGGCGACCAGCGTCACCCACTCCGTTGCCGCTGCATTCGGGGAACCTTCCCT from the Desmodus rotundus isolate HL8 chromosome 5, HLdesRot8A.1, whole genome shotgun sequence genome contains:
- the LOC128780863 gene encoding uncharacterized protein isoform X1, producing the protein MCSGGPQGPPRWSPALSGADAATVSGKLGGPLRDGVNLFSSKYSPVFCPAFKETIFSHMKSLTDTQTSNQCRFHCKEVAECLRWRWLWLSWNQKRRPGVSQWPAGGAHLISGEVGEGELEARKRSARGSVVGDVGK
- the LOC128780863 gene encoding uncharacterized protein isoform X3 → MSRAPPGWRKLIQLQIQSSILPCVQGDHFFPHEKSYRYTNFKPVSFSLQGSGRVFKMEMAMAELEPEKATRCEPVASRRRAPDFRRSGGGRAGGPEEVCPRLGGGGCG
- the LOC128780863 gene encoding uncharacterized protein isoform X2 yields the protein MKIDHLSTALPGYVNARAPPGWRKLIQLQIQSSILPCVQGDHFFPHEKSYRYTNFKPVSFSLQGSGRVFKMEMAMAELEPEKATRCEPVASRRRAPDFRRSGGGRAGGPEEVCPRLGGGGCG